A part of Aegilops tauschii subsp. strangulata cultivar AL8/78 chromosome 2, Aet v6.0, whole genome shotgun sequence genomic DNA contains:
- the LOC109750561 gene encoding uncharacterized protein, translating into MAAVQTDKIMDYSSKIKPTSSAAARGDDFILQDMENLGHRMLSMLHSLKTSNGHRYAPSVCSYQARELCCTTSRLDKVIRKEFPIDQQDQERNPRLVEEEEEQDLSTGFLNIFNKYYEFPEHYEKELARLVVAQEEDAQEEYPEEVGMTFDELVKEEEEEEQAHLDKSSMEYLKKRMESERIDLAYERRFWENSWGSKDGRCGGFGDTTTLSPMYFTHYTPGVIPSPAAVAASTLQVYSIKITVPKDFNWPLRVYGTVAARDTVDRNRNILFSRSRSKYQELTQEDCSLCLTGPSRAIVAMDPVDFEVALRVEGVDKYSVSITLDHRVEDGTTFSLSSDRCVAEFNIQQLDRSLQATILGVRVTKGRWPFKCGCRVVCSWSPLAATEDIRTTYRQIVLLDHCGKGMPIGSDDYLHLSRKVISVESHGTLRVAIEAYGKSRHWIARKAHIDFDVQHCQISMRECSVGDATVEVAVAWSLLVNEKADLFLS; encoded by the exons ATGGCCGCCGTCCAAACGGACAAGATAATGGACTACTCATCCAAAATCAAACCGACCTCCAGCGCTGCTGCCAGGGGCGACGACTTCATCTTGCAAGACATGGAGAACTTGGGCCATCGGATGCTATCCATGTTACATTCCCTGAAAACATCCAACGGCCACCGATACGCTCCCTCCGTCTGCTCCTACCAGGCCAGGGAGCTCTGTTGCACAACGTCCAGGTTAGACAAGGTCATCCGCAAGGAATTCCCCATTGATCAGCAGGACCAGGAGCGCAACCCGCGGCttgtggaggaggaggaggagcaggatcTTTCCACGGGATTTCTAAATATTTTCAACAAGTACTATGAGTTTCCTGAGCATTACGAGAAGGAGCTGGCGCGGCTAGTTGTTGCACAAGAAGAGGATGCGCAGGAGGAGTATCCCGAGGAGGTTGGGATGACGTTCGACGAGCTcgtgaaggaggaggaggaggaggagcaggcgcACCTGGATAAATCCTCAATGGAGTACCTCAAAAAGAGGATGGAATCCGAGCGGATAGACTTGGCCTATGAACGCAGATTCTGGGAAAATTCATGGGGAAGCAAGGACGGAAGGTGCGGTGGCTTCGGAGATACAA CCACATTGAGCCCTATGTACTTTACACACTACACACCCGGTGTCATCCCATCCCCAGCTGCCGTCGCCGCTAGCACCTTGCAGGTCTACTCCATCAAAATAACGGTTCCGAAAGACTTCAACTGGCCACTCAGAGTGTACGGCACGGTCGCTGCTCGAGACACCGTGGATCGCAACCGCAACATTCTCTTCTCTCGATCAAGGTCTAAGTACCAAGAACTCACCCAAGAA GATTGTTCTTTATGCTTGACTGGTCCGTCTCGTGCGATTGTTGCTATGGACCCTGTTGACTTTGAAGTTGCACTCAGAGTTGAGGGGGTGGACAAATATAGCGTGTCGATCACTCTTGACCACCGTGTTGAAGATGGTACCACTTTCTCGCTCTCCAGTGACCGTTGTGTCGCAGAGTTCAACATTCAGCAGCTCGATAGATCGCTCCAGGCTACTATCTTGGGTGTGCGCGTGACAAAAGGACGCTGGCCTTTCAAATGTGGATGTCGAGTTGTCTGCTCGTGGTCTCCCTTGGCTGCAACAGAGGATATTCGTACCACTTACAGGCAAATTGTGTTGCTTGACCACTGTGGTAAAGGAATGCCTATAGGATCAGATGACTACCTTCATCTCTCGAGGAAAGTGATTTCAGTGGAATCACATGGAACGCTGAGAGTGGCCATCGAAGCATATGGGAAGTCTCGTCACTGGATTGCTCGAAAGGCTCACATTGACTTCGATGTTCAACACTGCCAAATAAGCATGCGTGAGTGTTCAGTTGGGGATGCCACAGTGGAGGTTGCCGTAGCCTGGTCCTTGCTTGTCAATGAAAAGGCGGACCTCTTCCTCAGTTGA
- the LOC120973938 gene encoding uncharacterized protein, whose amino-acid sequence MASKTECECECECGGDISASQEDALAASPFLGAAPLDLSQQQREEEEVEDMVTMCTLPSTPSRSPSPAPPPDPFLGADDNDEEVLSDLPQQQQQQEEEEDAVTMCTLPSTPSPTRSPSPPPPSPQPRRKPRVCVRKVRVRGAKIRTPTPSPDLPPAVEPQPQPAQPTAPEQAEQQPHADADPLYRAVQMVGALTDATATARSSSSSNENAVEDLLALARRRGLL is encoded by the coding sequence ATGGCCTCCAAGACCGAGTGCGAGTGCGAGTGCGAGTGCGGCGGCGACATCTCCGCCTCCCAGGAGGACGCCCTCGCCGCCTCCCCATTCCTCGGCGCCGCCCCTCTCGATCTGTCCCAGCAgcagcgggaggaggaggaggtggaggacatGGTCACCATGTGTACCCTCCCCTCCACGCCTTCCCgttcgccgtcgcccgcgcctccCCCAGACCCCTTCCTGGGCGCCGACGACAACGACGAGGAGGTCTTGTCCGATCTCccccagcagcagcagcagcaggaggaggaggaggacgccgTCACCATGTGCACCCTCCCCTCCACCCCTTCCCCCACCAGGTCGCCGTCGCCACCGCCTCCTTCCCCGCAACCTCGCCGGAAGCCGAGGGTGTGCGTCAGGAAGGTCAGGGTCAGGGGCGCCAAGATCCGCACCCCGACACCCAGCCCCGACCTACCGCCGGCAGTGGAGCCACAGCCACAGCCAGCCCAACCGACAGCGCCGGAGCAAGCAGAGCAGCAGCCCCATGCGGATGCGGATCCCCTCTACAGGGCGGTGCAAATGGTGGGCGCCCTCACCGACGCCACCGCCACAGccaggagcagcagcagcagcaatgaGAATGCCGTCGAGGACTTGCTCGCGCTCGCCCGCCGTCGCGGCCTCCTCTAG
- the LOC109750563 gene encoding uncharacterized protein yields MGNVLESLVSGFTKVLADLLSKPIDFLSGKACSTACGPMWDVFCYVDNFCVASLAKTAATLFLLYLVLLFFYVVCKLGICRCVCHVISKILCSCLSCSSSACKHGCARLCNKMRSIKRQRQRRPRRRRPRHDNDIEQGHFSQSDSDSPEDTTTTTWHRHGESERSSMSRRRVYLERSLRPRNHRVTVGASRHSDISIKEGKEPRVNHRHDGSDHGIKVTHTSRFARKASGKIRNSRA; encoded by the exons ATGGGGAACGTGTTGGAGTCGCTGGTGTCGGGCTTCACCAAGGTCCTCGCCGACCTCCTCTCCAAGCCCATCGACTTCCTCTCCGGCAAGGCATGCAG CACGGCCTGCGGCCCGATGTGGGACGTCTTCTGCTACGTCGACAACTTCTGCGTCGCCAGCCTCGCCAAGACCGCCGCCACGCTCTTCCTCCTCTACCTTG TGCTGCTCTTCTTCTACGTCGTCTGCAAGCTGGGCATATGCCGCTGCGTCTGCCATGTCATCTCCAAGATCCTCTGCTCCTGCCtctcctgctcctcctccgccTGCAAGCACGGGTGCGCGCGCCTCTGCAACAAGATGAGGAGCATCAAGCGCCAACGGCAGAGGCGACCGAGAAGAAGGCGCCCACGCCATGACAACGACATTGAACAAGGGCACTTCAGCCAGAGCGACAGCGACTCCCCAGAggacaccaccaccaccacttggcATAGGCACGGCGAGTCTGAAAGATCGTCAATGTCAAGGAGGAGGGTCTATCTGGAGAGGTCCCTGAGGCCCAGGAACCACCGGGTCACCGTCGGCGCCAGCCGTCACTCCGACATCAGCATCAAGGAGGGGAAGGAGCCCAGGGTGAACCACAGGCATGATGGGAGTGACCATGGCATCAAGGTGACCCACACCTCGCGGTTCGCGCGCAAGGCCAGTGGCAAGATAAGAAACAGCAGAGCATAG
- the LOC109750553 gene encoding uncharacterized protein isoform X1, with the protein MGVEEEQDVQQPDAGAGKPDAAKPPPLENNQQKPSDPRTSTCSTDKDDGLALCRVCHCVEPDLRGESALGFLGIVPPSPDPSCLKTDKDPGNGTTKTSISKDSANAPTFLEFISPEGEIFKCATDIESGPLHPQDDIVTLGCSCKNELALAHYACALKWFISHGSTVCEICSDIATNVRPEDFNTVLASLKDYEALRERTSTGDLSYLHYRAEASVDPAALAAVRRQRLCEISSWFNPHNAHFVFSQSQRHSNNEEVPVSPSNNSADYSVSAWGPAHGGPSVGSTGAFVAIALAFVILAWFVAPHVGKRAAAIILHMLLGGLCSLTIIISLRFVSKLGCLTHMVFPRIQFGSMRYWGILFVSWFLVFGVWASRTRTIRRNS; encoded by the exons ATGGGCGTCGAGGAGGAGCAAGACGTGCAGCAACCGGACGCCGGCGCCGGAAAGCCTGATGCCGCCAAGCCACCGCCTTTGGAAAACAATCAGCAAAAACCAAGCGACCCCCGCACGTCGACCTGCAGCACTGACAAGGACGACGGCCTCGCTCTCTGCCGGGTGTGCCACTGCGTGGAGCCTGACCTCAGAGGCGAGTCCGCTCTGGGTTTCCTAGGCATCGTGCCGCCTTCCCCTGATCCATCCTGCCTGAAGACCGACAAGGACCCGGGCAACGGCACCACCAAGACTTCCATCAGCAAGGATAGCGCCAATGCTCCAACATTTCTCGAGTTCATAAGCCCCGAGGGGGAGATCTTCAAGTGCGCCACCGACATCGAATCGGGCCCTTTGCACCCGCAAGACGACATCGTGACCCTAGGATGCTCCTGCAAGAACGAGCTCGCGCTCGCGCACTACGCGTGCGCGCTCAAGTGGTTCATCAGCCACGGGTCGACCGTGTGCGAGATATGCAGTGATATCGCCACCAACGTGCGGCCCGAGGATTTCAACACGGTGCTCGCATCACTCAAGGACTACGAAGCTCTGAGGGAAAGGACGTCCACCGGGGACCTCTCCTACTTGCACTACAGGGCGGAGGCGTCCGTCGACCCGGCTGCCCTTGCCGCGGTACGGAGGCAGCGGCTCTGCGAGATATCGTCATGGTTCAACCCTCACAATGCACATTTCGTGTTTTCTCAGAGTCAGAGGCACAGCAACAACGAAGAGGTGCCAGTTAGCCCGAGTAATAACTCTGCAGACTATAGTGTTTCGGCTTGGGGGCCAGCACACGGGGGGCCGAGTGTCGGGAGTACCGGAGCTTTCGTTGCTATCGCCCTAGCTTTTGTTATTCTTGCATGGTTTGTTGCTCCACATGTTGGCAAG AGAGCGGCTGCGATCATCCTTCACATGCTTCTTGGAGGCCTATGCTCGTTGACTATAATAATCTCGCTGAGATTTGTAAGTAAACTAGGATGCTTAACACATATG GTCTTCCCGAGAATCCAGTTTGGGTCGATGCGATACTGGGGGATCCTGTTCGTGTCCTGGTTCCTCGTGTTTGGAGTGTGGGCGTCGCGAACCCGCACCATCCGCCGCAATTCATGA
- the LOC109750553 gene encoding uncharacterized protein isoform X2 → MGVEEEQDVQQPDAGAGKPDAAKPPPLENNQQKPSDPRTSTCSTDKDDGLALCRVCHCVEPDLRGESALGFLGIVPPSPDPSCLKTDKDPGNGTTKTSISKDSANAPTFLEFISPEGEIFKCATDIESGPLHPQDDIVTLGCSCKNELALAHYACALKWFISHGSTVCEICSDIATNVRPEDFNTVLASLKDYEALRERTSTGDLSYLHYRAEASVDPAALAAVRRQRLCEISSWFNPHNAHFVFSQSQRHSNNEEVPVSPSNNSADYSVSAWGPAHGGPSVGSTGAFVAIALAFVILAWFVAPHVGKRAAAIILHMLLGGLCSLTIIISLRFVFPRIQFGSMRYWGILFVSWFLVFGVWASRTRTIRRNS, encoded by the exons ATGGGCGTCGAGGAGGAGCAAGACGTGCAGCAACCGGACGCCGGCGCCGGAAAGCCTGATGCCGCCAAGCCACCGCCTTTGGAAAACAATCAGCAAAAACCAAGCGACCCCCGCACGTCGACCTGCAGCACTGACAAGGACGACGGCCTCGCTCTCTGCCGGGTGTGCCACTGCGTGGAGCCTGACCTCAGAGGCGAGTCCGCTCTGGGTTTCCTAGGCATCGTGCCGCCTTCCCCTGATCCATCCTGCCTGAAGACCGACAAGGACCCGGGCAACGGCACCACCAAGACTTCCATCAGCAAGGATAGCGCCAATGCTCCAACATTTCTCGAGTTCATAAGCCCCGAGGGGGAGATCTTCAAGTGCGCCACCGACATCGAATCGGGCCCTTTGCACCCGCAAGACGACATCGTGACCCTAGGATGCTCCTGCAAGAACGAGCTCGCGCTCGCGCACTACGCGTGCGCGCTCAAGTGGTTCATCAGCCACGGGTCGACCGTGTGCGAGATATGCAGTGATATCGCCACCAACGTGCGGCCCGAGGATTTCAACACGGTGCTCGCATCACTCAAGGACTACGAAGCTCTGAGGGAAAGGACGTCCACCGGGGACCTCTCCTACTTGCACTACAGGGCGGAGGCGTCCGTCGACCCGGCTGCCCTTGCCGCGGTACGGAGGCAGCGGCTCTGCGAGATATCGTCATGGTTCAACCCTCACAATGCACATTTCGTGTTTTCTCAGAGTCAGAGGCACAGCAACAACGAAGAGGTGCCAGTTAGCCCGAGTAATAACTCTGCAGACTATAGTGTTTCGGCTTGGGGGCCAGCACACGGGGGGCCGAGTGTCGGGAGTACCGGAGCTTTCGTTGCTATCGCCCTAGCTTTTGTTATTCTTGCATGGTTTGTTGCTCCACATGTTGGCAAG AGAGCGGCTGCGATCATCCTTCACATGCTTCTTGGAGGCCTATGCTCGTTGACTATAATAATCTCGCTGAGATTT GTCTTCCCGAGAATCCAGTTTGGGTCGATGCGATACTGGGGGATCCTGTTCGTGTCCTGGTTCCTCGTGTTTGGAGTGTGGGCGTCGCGAACCCGCACCATCCGCCGCAATTCATGA